In a single window of the Leptospira sanjuanensis genome:
- a CDS encoding neutral/alkaline non-lysosomal ceramidase N-terminal domain-containing protein, producing the protein MNLKIYYFRSFIAILCVSFFLMGFIGCGDSTTYVIKNKKPSVPSNTKGIFAGAVKVDITPPPGLPLAGYSMLANTEKGFRTKIYARVIYIRKDQHSPLVLIQTDLLSGSLLLHHKLAERLADKTDISLGGIVISGTHTHSAPGNFYENNFYNEFAGNKPGFEKEWYEFLENRIYDAVFEAYQSAKPAKIATGKLNVWGLTRNRSIEAYAANKNSGINEIKTEQIYDAVNPEMTMIRVDAKDKDGSFKPLAVYTTYSIHGTTVPSWNKVVNADVFAYPERELEFKIKEEFKTDWEPLHAVSNATHGDNSPDYREDMQGFIESKRIGYEISKKAYELFQSLGKKLSGDLTYSYNSKEVDVYENPKMGDAELCSRPVAGTALTGGAEDGMTPVLFWLPFWGEGWPRYIFTGGCQGHKRTAGSFFQYIVLAKKNFPHRMILQSARIGDTALLAVPFEVTNESGRRFSSATLEAEKQRTSKSKESITQTSVLSCANGYFGYTTTPEEYSKQHYEGGHTIYGPATQPFLQAHLADLVKQMPAEGGKESFPESWEFQLDTKSYMPEKREAKGNRELKEAPRLVLAEENSEKHWIFRYKDVNPSQIQFHQALVSIQYKEEKGEWKTLQQDGRMVNDSGTELDIRLQGDSSDGMAVYEVRWFNPEFHSKRKYRFAIAPRGKEKEFYSPEF; encoded by the coding sequence TTGAATTTGAAAATTTATTATTTCCGCTCCTTTATCGCGATTTTATGCGTCTCGTTTTTTTTGATGGGTTTTATCGGTTGCGGCGACTCGACGACTTACGTGATTAAAAATAAAAAACCGTCCGTTCCATCGAACACTAAGGGCATCTTTGCGGGCGCGGTAAAGGTCGATATTACTCCACCGCCGGGGCTTCCTCTTGCGGGTTATTCGATGCTCGCAAATACGGAAAAAGGATTTAGAACGAAGATTTACGCGCGAGTGATTTATATCCGAAAGGATCAACATTCTCCCTTAGTCTTGATACAAACGGATTTGCTTTCCGGTTCTTTACTGCTGCATCATAAACTTGCTGAAAGGCTTGCGGATAAAACGGATATAAGTCTCGGCGGAATCGTTATTTCCGGAACACATACTCACTCGGCTCCGGGAAATTTTTATGAGAATAATTTTTATAACGAGTTTGCGGGAAACAAACCGGGCTTTGAAAAAGAATGGTATGAATTTTTGGAAAATCGAATCTACGACGCGGTTTTCGAAGCATATCAAAGCGCAAAGCCCGCAAAAATCGCAACAGGAAAATTGAATGTATGGGGTTTGACGCGAAACCGTTCGATTGAGGCGTATGCCGCGAATAAGAATTCGGGCATCAATGAAATTAAAACCGAACAAATTTATGACGCGGTCAATCCCGAGATGACGATGATTCGCGTGGACGCGAAGGATAAGGACGGAAGTTTTAAACCTCTTGCGGTTTATACGACTTATTCGATCCACGGAACGACGGTTCCTTCCTGGAACAAAGTCGTCAACGCGGACGTATTCGCTTATCCGGAAAGGGAACTTGAATTTAAGATCAAGGAAGAATTCAAAACGGACTGGGAACCATTGCACGCCGTTTCGAACGCGACGCACGGGGATAATTCTCCCGATTACCGGGAAGATATGCAGGGTTTTATCGAGTCGAAACGGATCGGTTATGAAATATCAAAAAAAGCTTATGAACTTTTTCAGAGTTTAGGAAAGAAGTTGAGTGGCGACCTTACCTATTCTTATAACTCCAAAGAAGTGGACGTCTACGAAAATCCTAAAATGGGCGATGCGGAACTTTGCAGCAGGCCCGTTGCGGGAACCGCATTAACGGGCGGAGCGGAAGACGGAATGACTCCGGTTTTATTTTGGCTTCCGTTTTGGGGCGAAGGTTGGCCTCGTTACATTTTTACGGGAGGATGTCAGGGACACAAACGAACTGCGGGTTCCTTCTTTCAGTATATCGTATTAGCAAAAAAGAATTTTCCTCATCGTATGATTCTTCAATCGGCAAGAATAGGAGACACGGCTTTACTGGCGGTTCCTTTTGAAGTTACAAACGAATCCGGAAGAAGATTCTCCAGTGCGACTTTGGAAGCGGAAAAGCAAAGGACTTCTAAAAGCAAGGAATCGATCACTCAAACTTCCGTGTTGTCCTGTGCGAACGGTTATTTCGGTTATACGACTACACCGGAGGAATATTCGAAACAGCATTACGAAGGCGGACATACGATCTACGGACCTGCGACACAACCTTTCTTACAAGCTCATCTTGCGGATCTTGTAAAACAAATGCCAGCGGAAGGAGGCAAAGAGAGTTTTCCGGAATCATGGGAATTTCAACTCGATACAAAGAGTTATATGCCTGAAAAGCGCGAGGCGAAAGGAAATCGAGAATTAAAGGAAGCTCCTCGACTTGTTTTGGCGGAAGAGAATTCGGAAAAACATTGGATCTTTCGTTATAAAGACGTGAACCCTTCTCAAATCCAATTTCATCAAGCCTTGGTCTCCATTCAATATAAGGAAGAAAAGGGAGAATGGAAAACTCTGCAACAAGACGGAAGAATGGTGAATGATAGCGGAACCGAGTTGGACATTCGATTGCAGGGAGATTCATCGGATGGAATGGCGGTTTATGAAGTTCGCTGGTTTAATCCCGAGTTTCACTCGAAACGAAAATACCGATTTGCGATCGCTCCTCGAGGTAAGGAGAAGGAGTTTTATTCTCCCGAGTTTTAG
- a CDS encoding synaptic vesicle VAT-1 family membrane protein has protein sequence MQRTIAIVRKKGSLENVRLETETLPEPGENEVQIEVHSIGLNFADLFAIQGLYSATPQGAFIPGLEFSGVVIAAGKKVKNVKKKDKIMGVTRFGGYVSHLNIDSRYVFKLPSKWNFDQGAGFLVQGLTAYYALVALGDLEKGQTVLIHSAAGGVGILANRIAKKLGAYTIGTIGSPSKIDLLKKEGYDKQIVRSDRFAQDLQEALAGKDLDLVLECIGGKIFQESYDTMAPMGRMIVYGAAEMMGGGSGVNWPILAYKYLSRPKLDPMKMVSDNKAVMGFNLIWLYEKVEKLTKHLNGLVKLNLSAPHIGKTFPFENIDEALKYFQSGTSVGKVVLKVK, from the coding sequence ATGCAAAGAACCATAGCCATCGTCCGTAAAAAAGGATCTCTTGAAAACGTAAGATTAGAAACCGAAACTCTTCCCGAGCCTGGAGAAAATGAAGTGCAAATAGAAGTTCATTCGATCGGGTTGAACTTTGCCGATTTGTTTGCGATTCAAGGATTGTATAGTGCCACCCCGCAAGGAGCGTTTATACCCGGATTGGAATTTTCAGGAGTTGTAATCGCCGCCGGAAAAAAGGTAAAGAACGTTAAGAAAAAAGATAAGATCATGGGTGTAACCCGATTCGGCGGTTATGTTTCCCATTTGAATATCGATTCAAGATATGTTTTTAAACTTCCGTCCAAATGGAATTTCGATCAAGGCGCGGGCTTTCTGGTTCAAGGATTAACCGCCTATTACGCGTTAGTTGCTTTGGGGGATTTGGAGAAAGGTCAAACAGTGCTGATTCACAGCGCCGCGGGAGGAGTGGGAATTCTCGCGAATCGAATCGCGAAAAAATTAGGGGCATATACGATCGGAACGATCGGATCGCCATCCAAGATTGATCTTCTCAAGAAAGAGGGATATGACAAACAGATCGTACGTTCGGATCGTTTCGCTCAGGACTTGCAGGAAGCTTTGGCGGGTAAGGATCTGGATCTCGTATTGGAGTGCATCGGAGGAAAAATCTTTCAGGAGAGTTACGATACCATGGCCCCCATGGGAAGGATGATCGTCTATGGAGCAGCCGAAATGATGGGGGGAGGGAGCGGGGTGAATTGGCCGATTCTCGCTTATAAATATCTTTCCAGACCGAAATTGGATCCGATGAAAATGGTTTCGGATAACAAGGCCGTTATGGGTTTCAATTTGATCTGGTTGTATGAAAAGGTTGAAAAATTGACCAAACATTTGAACGGCCTTGTCAAGTTGAATCTGTCCGCGCCGCATATCGGTAAAACCTTTCCGTTTGAAAATATAGACGAAGCTTTGAAATACTTTCAATCCGGCACTTCGGTCGGTAAGGTCGTTTTAAAAGTTAAGTAG
- a CDS encoding polyprenyl synthetase family protein, whose product MSQSAFSEIFHSYRVAFENFLDSQTLSALAKQSAPELFEAMKYSLVAGGKRLRPVLALAAAGGLKNETRNALYLGSSLECIHTYSLIHDDLPSMDNDDFRRGLPTLHKKFSEATAILAGDALNSFAFYLLSFVQGENGDLSLHRDLLEILHTGSGAPGMVSGQIYDLQMERENGKTQNSNGDQDPISMVQLTHRLKTGALIKASLLLGNRLRNDWKQRKESLLKYGEDLGLLFQITDDILDVEGTQESLGKTPGKDQRSGKITYPALFGMDRCKKMTKELQDNLVSIASDFTSTDEERIFFRELPVYIGQRKN is encoded by the coding sequence GTGAGTCAATCTGCCTTTTCTGAAATATTCCATTCGTATCGGGTTGCTTTTGAGAATTTTTTAGATTCTCAAACACTCTCGGCGCTTGCAAAACAATCCGCCCCCGAACTTTTCGAAGCAATGAAGTATAGCCTCGTCGCCGGCGGAAAACGTCTTCGACCGGTGTTGGCCTTGGCCGCCGCAGGTGGACTTAAGAATGAAACGCGCAATGCCTTGTATCTCGGATCTTCCCTTGAATGCATTCATACGTATTCTTTGATTCACGACGATCTTCCAAGTATGGACAACGACGATTTTAGAAGAGGACTGCCGACCCTTCACAAAAAGTTTTCCGAAGCGACCGCGATTCTGGCGGGAGACGCTCTGAATTCTTTCGCATTTTATTTATTATCGTTTGTTCAAGGGGAGAATGGCGATTTGTCCCTGCATCGAGATTTATTAGAAATTTTGCATACTGGTTCCGGGGCTCCCGGAATGGTTTCCGGACAAATCTACGATCTCCAAATGGAGCGGGAAAACGGGAAAACACAGAATTCGAATGGCGACCAGGATCCGATTTCGATGGTTCAGTTGACTCATCGATTGAAGACCGGCGCTTTAATTAAAGCGTCTTTGCTTTTGGGGAATCGGCTTCGAAACGATTGGAAACAAAGGAAAGAGTCCTTACTGAAATATGGAGAGGACTTGGGACTTCTTTTTCAGATCACGGATGATATTTTGGATGTGGAAGGAACCCAAGAATCCTTAGGAAAAACGCCCGGAAAAGATCAGAGATCGGGTAAGATCACCTATCCTGCGTTATTCGGTATGGATCGTTGTAAAAAGATGACGAAAGAACTTCAAGACAATCTTGTTTCGATTGCTTCCGATTTTACATCTACGGACGAGGAAAGAATATTTTTCCGGGAGCTTCCGGTTTACATTGGGCAAAGAAAAAATTAG
- a CDS encoding TlyA family RNA methyltransferase, whose product MGKEKIRLDILLFDRGYADSIEIARSLILSGSVLVNEQKITKVGLKFSEDSEIRILNVIPRYVSRGAYKLLKAFETFPFRVNGKLCIDLGASTGGFTQVLLEQGAWKVFACDVGYGQLADKLRNHSSVIVKDRFHLKNLSSLEIEWETNRFQVPNSDSIAVVMDLSFISLRSVFPVIRRFREEKNIPKLECVTLIKPQFEADEKNLVKGVLRDPKIRIRIVRSICEYLRKEIGGKIIGLKWSPIEGRDGNKEVLLYWEI is encoded by the coding sequence TTGGGCAAAGAAAAAATTAGACTGGATATTCTACTTTTCGATCGGGGATATGCCGATTCGATTGAAATCGCAAGAAGTCTGATTCTTTCCGGGTCCGTGTTGGTAAACGAGCAAAAGATCACGAAAGTCGGATTAAAATTTTCGGAAGATTCCGAAATCCGGATTTTAAACGTTATACCGCGTTATGTAAGCCGAGGCGCTTATAAATTATTAAAAGCCTTCGAAACTTTTCCTTTTCGAGTGAACGGAAAACTTTGCATCGATTTGGGCGCTTCGACCGGCGGGTTCACGCAAGTTCTTTTGGAACAGGGCGCTTGGAAGGTTTTTGCCTGCGACGTAGGTTATGGTCAACTTGCGGACAAGTTAAGAAATCATTCTTCCGTGATCGTAAAAGATCGTTTTCATCTGAAAAATTTATCTTCTCTTGAAATCGAATGGGAAACGAATCGGTTTCAAGTTCCGAATTCGGATTCGATTGCGGTCGTGATGGATCTGAGTTTTATTTCTTTGCGGTCCGTTTTTCCGGTGATTCGAAGATTTCGGGAAGAAAAGAATATTCCAAAATTGGAATGTGTGACTTTGATAAAACCGCAATTCGAAGCGGATGAAAAAAATCTTGTGAAAGGAGTTTTACGAGATCCAAAAATTCGAATTCGAATCGTTCGTTCGATTTGCGAATATCTCAGGAAAGAAATCGGCGGAAAAATTATCGGTTTAAAATGGTCGCCGATCGAAGGCCGCGACGGAAACAAAGAAGTTCTTTTGTATTGGGAGATTTGA
- a CDS encoding acyltransferase family protein produces the protein MKQEAVENKKEEILPLNGLRAFAITAVFVYHYYFYSGYTAANNNSILQAFIDMLHHFEINLFLILSGFLISMALWKEWSEKGRISYLDFFLKRNYKLLPVYYIFITISYVINRVSYTISQKWIATKELTVPETLMALNVMESADNGLRNAWADFVFLGNYFKGPNIHTWFLSMIEQFYIVFPLFCGFILFKRDFFTRQCILWVLYFIPVLFRVYIYLNPNVFGTDYEILVFRPTHTRMDSIIIGVILMDWVVNRSEFLKKYLTGRIVSILLMLLPIGILVFINIVSDSVYSFFSGTVRFNLIDFVYISVLLSVMLFPNTLLARGLSLKLINPVANLSYTIYIWHLLLSLISFGTLKILLPDLFETGLFFFVISLLISYFFTIGICWLIHRYVENPLGRVFKRIFPLSSVSKK, from the coding sequence ATGAAGCAAGAAGCAGTAGAAAATAAAAAAGAAGAAATCCTGCCCTTAAATGGATTAAGAGCGTTTGCAATCACGGCTGTGTTCGTTTATCATTATTATTTTTATTCCGGTTATACGGCCGCAAATAATAATTCCATTCTTCAAGCCTTCATCGATATGCTTCATCATTTTGAAATTAATTTATTTCTTATTTTGAGCGGATTTTTGATTTCGATGGCTTTATGGAAAGAATGGTCGGAAAAAGGACGCATTAGTTACTTAGATTTTTTCTTAAAACGAAATTATAAACTACTGCCAGTTTATTATATATTTATTACCATCAGTTACGTAATCAATCGAGTTTCCTATACGATTAGTCAGAAATGGATTGCAACGAAAGAATTAACTGTACCTGAAACATTGATGGCATTAAACGTAATGGAAAGTGCGGATAACGGACTTCGAAACGCTTGGGCGGACTTCGTATTTTTAGGAAATTATTTTAAAGGTCCAAACATACACACTTGGTTTTTATCGATGATCGAACAATTCTATATCGTTTTCCCGCTGTTCTGTGGATTTATCCTGTTTAAGAGAGATTTCTTTACTAGACAATGCATTCTTTGGGTCTTATATTTTATTCCCGTTTTATTCAGAGTTTATATTTACCTGAATCCGAATGTCTTCGGTACTGATTACGAAATTTTAGTATTTCGTCCGACGCATACTCGTATGGATTCCATTATCATTGGTGTGATACTTATGGATTGGGTAGTAAATCGAAGCGAGTTTTTAAAGAAATATTTAACGGGAAGAATTGTCAGTATTCTATTGATGCTTTTACCTATCGGAATTTTAGTTTTTATTAATATAGTAAGTGATTCCGTTTATTCGTTCTTTTCCGGTACGGTACGATTTAATTTAATCGATTTCGTTTATATTTCAGTTCTTTTATCGGTAATGTTATTTCCGAATACTCTTCTTGCAAGGGGATTGAGTTTGAAGTTAATCAACCCTGTTGCAAACTTAAGCTACACTATTTATATTTGGCATTTGCTTCTTTCGTTGATTTCTTTTGGAACGTTAAAGATACTATTACCGGATCTTTTTGAAACTGGTTTGTTCTTTTTCGTAATTAGTCTTTTGATAAGTTACTTTTTTACTATAGGCATTTGTTGGTTAATTCATAGATATGTGGAAAACCCATTAGGCAGGGTTTTTAAACGAATTTTTCCACTTTCTTCTGTTTCGAAGAAGTAA
- a CDS encoding DNA alkylation repair protein → MAELLKDLYTETVLRKIADSFSKEISSVSSEEWIKRIKQKDWKQLELKQRIRRIAETLAEELPKPFPKTLKPLLKITDSLQKKFEEKEVFLTIFLGDTVEILGIDYPDESMIAFERITKLISCEFSIRPFLIRHPEQAWNQMSDWSLHENAAVRRLASEGSRPRLPWGMGIPGLKQEPQKTLSILENLKDDVDEVVRRSVANHLNDISKDHPELILSIAEKWVGFSEERDALLKHALRGLLKEGNPKAMRIFGFGSKINAKILNLKLKSAIVKIGGNLFFGFKVRSLDAKPSRLRIEYKIQYAKESGKISRKVFQIEERIFQPKESVSYEKKQSFKQMTTRKHVPGKHTLEIHINGVLKAKTEFQVVR, encoded by the coding sequence ATGGCTGAGCTGCTCAAAGATCTTTATACGGAAACCGTATTGCGTAAAATTGCCGATTCCTTTTCGAAAGAAATTTCTTCCGTTTCCTCGGAAGAATGGATCAAACGGATCAAACAAAAGGATTGGAAACAGCTCGAACTCAAACAAAGAATCCGAAGAATTGCGGAGACATTGGCGGAAGAATTACCGAAACCGTTTCCGAAAACTTTAAAGCCTCTGCTCAAAATCACGGATTCCCTTCAAAAGAAGTTTGAGGAGAAGGAAGTCTTTCTTACGATTTTTTTAGGAGATACGGTTGAAATTCTCGGGATCGATTATCCGGACGAATCCATGATCGCCTTTGAGAGAATCACTAAGTTGATCTCCTGCGAATTTTCGATCCGTCCTTTTTTAATCCGACATCCCGAACAGGCATGGAATCAGATGTCGGATTGGTCTTTGCATGAGAACGCCGCCGTTCGACGTTTGGCATCCGAGGGAAGCAGGCCTCGCCTTCCTTGGGGAATGGGAATTCCCGGTTTAAAACAAGAGCCGCAAAAAACTCTTTCCATTCTTGAAAATCTAAAAGACGATGTTGACGAAGTCGTTCGCAGAAGTGTTGCAAATCATTTGAACGATATTTCCAAAGACCATCCCGAGCTGATTTTGAGTATCGCGGAAAAGTGGGTTGGTTTTTCGGAAGAACGAGACGCGCTTTTAAAGCACGCGTTACGCGGTCTTTTAAAAGAAGGGAATCCGAAGGCGATGAGAATTTTCGGTTTCGGTTCTAAGATAAATGCAAAAATTCTAAATTTAAAACTGAAGTCCGCAATCGTAAAAATCGGGGGGAATCTTTTTTTCGGATTTAAAGTTCGATCTTTAGATGCAAAACCGAGTCGCCTTCGTATCGAATACAAGATTCAATATGCAAAAGAATCGGGTAAAATTTCGAGAAAGGTTTTTCAGATCGAGGAAAGAATCTTTCAGCCGAAAGAATCCGTATCTTACGAAAAGAAACAATCCTTTAAACAGATGACCACCCGGAAGCACGTTCCGGGTAAACATACGTTGGAAATTCACATCAACGGTGTTTTGAAAGCGAAGACGGAGTTTCAAGTCGTCCGATAA